Proteins encoded within one genomic window of Halomonas sp. YLGW01:
- the murC gene encoding UDP-N-acetylmuramate--L-alanine ligase has protein sequence MRRIRRIHFVGIGGAGMCGIAEVLANQGYRVSGSDLKESSVVAHLRQCGIRVMLGHAAEHVEKADVVVVSTAIDPANPEIRWAQEHRVPVVRRAEMLAELMRFRHGIAVAGTHGKTTTTSITSTLLAEGGLDPTFVIGGKLTSAGTNARLGEGDYLVAEADESDASFLHLQPMVSIVTNIDADHMSTYGGDFERLKDTFVEFLHNLPFYGLAVLCVDDDHVRGLLDRVHRQFVTYGFSEDADYRLIDFVQDAGEVRFTVRRPDGQSPLAVRLAMPGEHNALNALAAIAVACDAGVSDAAILSGLASFEGVGRRFQVHGEYPAPEGGGEVMLIDDYGHHPREVEMVIRAIRAGWPERRLVMVYQPHRYSRTRDLYEDFVRVLSEVDTLVLLDVYSAGETPIPGAEGKTLAGSIRQRGRIDPLFVEHKAELPDLLKRVLRPDDILITQGAGDVGGIALGLADQSLELDKVVL, from the coding sequence ATGCGGCGTATTCGCCGCATCCATTTCGTCGGCATTGGCGGCGCCGGCATGTGCGGCATCGCCGAGGTGCTGGCCAATCAGGGCTATCGGGTCAGCGGCAGCGACCTGAAGGAATCCTCGGTGGTGGCTCATCTGCGCCAGTGCGGGATTCGCGTGATGCTGGGGCACGCCGCCGAGCATGTGGAGAAGGCCGATGTGGTGGTGGTCTCCACCGCCATCGATCCCGCCAACCCCGAGATCCGCTGGGCCCAGGAACATCGCGTGCCGGTGGTGCGCCGCGCCGAGATGCTCGCCGAGCTGATGCGCTTTCGCCACGGCATCGCCGTGGCCGGCACCCACGGCAAGACGACCACCACCAGCATCACCTCGACTCTGCTGGCCGAGGGCGGACTGGACCCGACCTTCGTGATCGGCGGCAAGCTGACCAGCGCAGGCACCAATGCGCGGCTCGGCGAGGGCGACTACCTGGTGGCCGAGGCCGACGAGTCGGACGCCTCCTTCCTGCACCTGCAGCCCATGGTATCCATCGTCACCAACATCGACGCCGATCACATGAGCACCTACGGGGGCGATTTCGAGCGGCTCAAGGACACCTTCGTCGAGTTCCTGCACAACCTGCCGTTCTACGGCCTCGCCGTGCTGTGCGTCGACGACGATCACGTGCGCGGTCTGCTGGATCGCGTGCACCGCCAGTTCGTCACCTACGGTTTCAGCGAAGACGCCGACTATCGCCTCATCGACTTCGTCCAAGACGCTGGCGAGGTGCGCTTCACCGTGCGGCGTCCCGATGGTCAGTCGCCACTGGCGGTGCGCCTGGCCATGCCGGGTGAGCACAATGCCCTGAATGCCCTGGCGGCGATCGCGGTGGCCTGCGATGCCGGGGTCTCGGATGCCGCCATTCTCAGCGGCCTGGCCAGCTTCGAAGGCGTCGGGCGCCGCTTCCAGGTGCACGGCGAGTATCCGGCCCCTGAGGGCGGAGGTGAGGTCATGCTGATCGATGACTATGGCCACCATCCGCGCGAGGTGGAGATGGTGATCCGGGCGATCCGTGCCGGCTGGCCCGAGCGGCGCCTGGTGATGGTCTATCAGCCTCACCGCTATTCGCGGACCCGGGATCTTTACGAGGACTTCGTGCGGGTGCTCTCCGAGGTGGACACCCTGGTGCTGCTGGACGTCTATTCCGCCGGTGAGACCCCGATTCCGGGCGCCGAGGGCAAGACCCTGGCCGGCTCGATTCGCCAGCGTGGGCGGATCGATCCGCTGTTCGTCGAGCACAAGGCGGAGCTGCCCGATCTGTTGAAGCGGGTGCTGCGTCCCGACGATATCCTGATCACCCAGGGCGCCGGGGATGTCGGTGGTATCGCCCTAGGGCTCGCCGACCAGAGCCTCGAGCTCGATAAGGTAGTGCTATGA
- a CDS encoding D-alanine--D-alanine ligase: protein MRRPECYGRVVVVYGGASAEREVSLISGSAILASLERSGVEAIGYDLAKDGLAGLQALAPDRVFIALHGGVGEDGTLQGALSLLGIPFTGSGVLASALGMDKQRTKAVWQDAGLPTPQSLTLDAASDWPSVCETLGLPLIVKPVHEGSTLGITVVESPEALEAAYRGASRFDAAVMAERFVRGPEYTVSLLGDSVLPAIRVEVPSGFYDYEAKYLSNETLYHLPCGLAAEEEKALGNLSRRAFEAIGAQGWGRVDVMRDGEGRFWLLEVNTVPGMTDHSLVPQAAAHAGIDFDSLVLRILDSSLDALRAS from the coding sequence ATGAGGCGTCCCGAGTGCTATGGCCGGGTGGTGGTGGTCTATGGAGGGGCCTCCGCCGAGCGTGAGGTGTCGCTGATCAGCGGCAGTGCGATCCTCGCCTCGCTCGAGCGCAGTGGCGTCGAGGCCATCGGCTATGACCTGGCCAAGGATGGCCTCGCGGGCCTGCAGGCGCTGGCCCCGGATCGTGTCTTCATTGCCCTGCACGGCGGAGTGGGCGAGGACGGTACCCTGCAAGGGGCGCTGTCCCTGCTCGGGATTCCCTTCACCGGCAGCGGTGTACTGGCCTCGGCACTCGGCATGGACAAGCAGCGCACCAAGGCGGTCTGGCAGGATGCCGGGTTGCCCACGCCGCAGAGCCTGACCCTTGACGCTGCATCCGACTGGCCGAGTGTCTGCGAGACCCTGGGGCTGCCGCTGATCGTCAAGCCGGTGCATGAGGGGTCGACCCTAGGTATCACCGTGGTCGAGAGTCCCGAGGCGCTGGAGGCGGCCTACCGCGGCGCCTCGCGTTTCGATGCGGCCGTGATGGCGGAGCGTTTCGTGCGGGGGCCCGAGTATACGGTGTCCCTGCTCGGTGACAGCGTGCTGCCGGCGATTCGGGTCGAGGTGCCCAGCGGTTTCTATGACTACGAGGCCAAGTACCTGTCCAACGAGACGCTCTACCATCTGCCCTGCGGGCTCGCCGCCGAGGAGGAGAAGGCCCTGGGAAACTTGAGCCGGCGTGCCTTCGAGGCCATCGGTGCCCAGGGCTGGGGGCGGGTCGACGTGATGCGCGACGGCGAAGGACGCTTCTGGCTGCTCGAGGTCAACACCGTGCCGGGCATGACCGATCACAGCCTGGTGCCCCAGGCCGCGGCTCATGCGGGGATCGACTTCGATTCGCTGGTACTGCGTATCCTCGATTCCAGCCTCGACGCCTTGCGGGCGTCCTGA
- a CDS encoding cell division protein FtsQ/DivIB has translation MQRTKGPWLGLILFIVLLVAGGRVLWLWLDRPIDRVSIRGEFEHVSADYLREQLAPLIEGQSWLSLDLGELRQRVRDIGWLAEVRVSRQWPDALTLELFEQEPVARWRDDALLNPRGEPFAYGSVSPPEGLADLAGPLGSGAEVLTYYDRLQRRFAALGIEIRQLRLEPRGAWRLQLDGGVWVMLGRSVHDARLARLEAAWRRQLGGEASQIRYIDLRYPNGVAVAWHGETVPVEP, from the coding sequence ATGCAGCGCACCAAAGGCCCCTGGCTTGGTCTGATCCTGTTCATCGTGCTGCTGGTCGCCGGCGGTCGGGTGCTGTGGCTGTGGCTGGACCGTCCCATCGATCGGGTCTCGATCCGCGGCGAGTTCGAGCATGTCAGCGCCGACTATCTGCGCGAGCAGCTGGCTCCGCTGATCGAAGGTCAGTCCTGGTTGTCACTGGATCTCGGTGAGCTTCGCCAGCGGGTGCGCGACATCGGCTGGCTCGCCGAGGTTCGAGTGTCGCGGCAGTGGCCGGATGCCTTGACGCTTGAGCTCTTCGAGCAGGAGCCGGTGGCGCGCTGGCGTGATGACGCCCTGCTCAACCCCCGTGGTGAGCCCTTCGCCTATGGATCCGTCTCTCCTCCCGAGGGGCTCGCCGATCTGGCCGGGCCCCTCGGAAGCGGGGCCGAAGTGCTGACCTATTATGATCGCCTGCAGCGTCGTTTCGCCGCCTTGGGGATCGAGATTCGACAGCTGCGCCTCGAGCCCAGGGGGGCCTGGCGGCTGCAGCTCGACGGCGGCGTGTGGGTCATGCTGGGGCGCAGCGTTCATGATGCCCGGTTGGCGCGACTCGAGGCCGCCTGGCGGCGGCAATTGGGTGGCGAGGCGTCGCAAATCCGCTACATCGACCTGCGATACCCCAATGGCGTGGCCGTGGCCTGGCATGGCGAGACGGTGCCGGTCGAACCATGA
- the ftsA gene encoding cell division protein FtsA has protein sequence MAGHSNASNMVVGLDIGTSKVVAIVGQPSDDGGIEIAGIGSHPSRGMKKGVVINIESTVQSIQRAVEEAELMAGCDIHSVYVGIAGSHISSMNSDGVVAIKDREVSSSDIERVIDSARARAISEGQRVLHVLPQEFAIDTQEGIREPLGMSGVRLEARVHLVTAALNAVQNIEKCVRRCGLEVDAIILEQLASSHAVLTEDERELGVCMVDIGGGTTDIAVFTEGAIRHTAVIPIAGDQVTNDIAMALRTPTQYAENIKVKYACALTQLAASDEMIKVPSVGDRPARDLSRQALAEVVEPRYEELFTLVREELRRSGFEDLVAAGVVLTGGTSRMEGVVELAEEIFHMPVRIACPQNVRGLADVVRNPIYSTGVGLLHYGMREAGQGQGRVVPVQPKREGVSRGFKETMPALDRIKGWFKGNF, from the coding sequence ATGGCAGGACATTCCAACGCTTCTAATATGGTAGTCGGGCTGGATATCGGAACATCCAAGGTGGTGGCGATCGTCGGGCAGCCCAGCGACGATGGAGGCATCGAGATTGCCGGCATCGGTTCGCACCCCTCTCGGGGCATGAAGAAGGGCGTCGTGATCAATATCGAATCGACCGTCCAGTCGATTCAGCGTGCCGTCGAGGAAGCCGAGTTGATGGCCGGCTGCGATATACATTCGGTCTATGTCGGCATCGCCGGTAGCCATATCAGTTCGATGAATTCTGATGGGGTGGTCGCCATCAAGGACCGTGAGGTGTCCTCGTCGGACATCGAGCGGGTGATCGACTCGGCCCGGGCGCGGGCCATCTCCGAGGGCCAGCGGGTGCTGCACGTATTGCCCCAGGAGTTTGCCATCGATACACAGGAGGGCATCCGTGAGCCTCTAGGCATGTCAGGGGTGCGTCTCGAGGCCCGCGTTCATCTGGTCACGGCGGCCCTCAATGCCGTGCAGAACATCGAGAAATGCGTGCGCCGCTGTGGCCTCGAGGTCGATGCGATCATCCTCGAGCAGCTGGCGTCCAGCCATGCCGTGCTCACCGAGGACGAGCGTGAACTCGGTGTCTGCATGGTGGATATCGGTGGCGGGACCACCGATATCGCGGTCTTCACCGAGGGGGCGATTCGCCACACGGCGGTCATTCCCATCGCCGGCGATCAGGTCACCAATGATATCGCCATGGCCCTGCGTACGCCGACTCAGTATGCCGAGAACATCAAGGTCAAGTATGCCTGTGCCTTGACCCAGCTCGCGGCCAGCGACGAGATGATCAAGGTGCCGAGCGTGGGCGACCGGCCGGCGCGGGACTTGTCCCGACAGGCGCTGGCCGAAGTGGTCGAACCGCGCTACGAGGAGCTGTTCACTCTGGTCCGCGAGGAGTTGCGTCGCAGCGGCTTCGAGGATCTGGTGGCTGCGGGCGTGGTGCTGACCGGCGGGACCTCGCGTATGGAAGGGGTCGTCGAACTGGCCGAAGAGATCTTCCATATGCCCGTGCGCATCGCCTGTCCGCAAAATGTTCGCGGGCTGGCCGATGTGGTGCGAAACCCGATTTATTCGACAGGAGTCGGTTTGCTACATTACGGCATGCGTGAGGCTGGTCAAGGACAGGGCCGAGTCGTTCCGGTACAGCCGAAGAGGGAGGGCGTCTCCCGGGGATTCAAGGAAACGATGCCGGCGCTCGATAGGATCAAGGGCTGGTTCAAAGGAAATTTCTGA
- the ftsZ gene encoding cell division protein FtsZ yields the protein MFELVDNAPSSSAVIKVVGVGGGGGNAVNHMVESSIEGVEFICANTDAQALKRVAAKTVLQLGSEITKGLGAGANPEVGRQAAMEDRERIAELLEGADMVFITAGMGGGTGTGGAPVVAQVAKELGILTVAVVTRPFPFEGPKRMRAAEEGMKELSEHVDSLITIPNEKLLSVLGKSASLLTAFSAANDVLLGAVQGIAELITSPGIINVDFADVRTVMSEMGMAMMGTGGATGENRAREAAEKAIRSPLLEDIDLHGARGILVNITAGPDLSIGEFNDVGATVQEFASQDATIVVGTSIDMEMSDELRVTVVAAGLDGRAPKVASAPRESAASRPETTDYRTLQQQPAVTRQQAAKAADQEAAKSRADQRRAKDMDDYLDIPAFLRRQAD from the coding sequence ATGTTCGAACTGGTTGATAACGCACCCTCAAGCAGCGCGGTCATCAAGGTGGTCGGCGTCGGCGGCGGTGGTGGCAATGCCGTCAATCACATGGTCGAGAGCAGCATCGAAGGGGTGGAGTTCATCTGTGCCAATACCGATGCTCAGGCCCTGAAGCGGGTCGCTGCCAAGACCGTTCTCCAGCTGGGAAGCGAGATTACCAAGGGGCTTGGCGCCGGCGCCAACCCTGAAGTCGGGCGTCAGGCGGCCATGGAGGATCGCGAGCGCATCGCCGAGCTGCTGGAAGGCGCCGATATGGTGTTCATTACCGCGGGCATGGGCGGTGGCACCGGTACCGGCGGTGCGCCGGTGGTAGCGCAGGTGGCCAAGGAACTCGGCATCCTGACCGTGGCCGTGGTGACGCGCCCCTTCCCCTTCGAGGGACCCAAGCGCATGCGCGCGGCCGAGGAAGGCATGAAGGAGCTCTCCGAGCATGTCGACTCGCTGATCACCATCCCCAACGAGAAGCTATTGTCGGTGCTTGGCAAGAGCGCCAGCCTGCTGACGGCCTTCAGCGCCGCGAATGACGTGCTGCTTGGCGCCGTGCAGGGCATCGCCGAGCTGATCACCAGCCCGGGCATCATCAACGTCGACTTCGCCGACGTGCGTACCGTGATGTCCGAGATGGGCATGGCGATGATGGGCACCGGCGGGGCGACCGGCGAGAACCGGGCGCGGGAAGCCGCCGAGAAGGCGATTCGCAGCCCGCTGCTCGAGGACATCGATCTGCACGGCGCCCGCGGCATTCTGGTTAACATCACGGCGGGGCCGGACCTGTCGATCGGCGAGTTCAACGATGTGGGTGCCACCGTCCAGGAATTCGCGTCCCAGGATGCCACCATCGTGGTTGGTACCTCCATCGACATGGAAATGTCCGATGAACTGCGTGTCACGGTGGTGGCGGCCGGCCTCGACGGTCGTGCCCCCAAGGTGGCGAGCGCCCCGCGTGAATCAGCGGCGTCTCGCCCCGAGACCACCGACTACCGCACCCTGCAGCAGCAGCCGGCGGTGACCCGCCAGCAGGCGGCCAAGGCAGCCGATCAGGAGGCCGCCAAGTCCCGTGCCGATCAGCGCAGGGCCAAGGACATGGACGACTATCTCGATATCCCGGCGTTCCTGCGGCGCCAAGCCGATTGA